The Gemmatimonadaceae bacterium genomic sequence ACAGCGAGCTGGGCGCGCCGAACGGCCGTGCCTGAAGTCTTTCAAGAAGGTCGACATGGAACCTCGCGAGTCGTTGGTTTGGGACACACGCAACGATGACCCGGGGCGCTTAATGGGCGCCTAATCGGGTCCCACGGCCGGGCACTTACGCGGGCGGTATGCGGCAGGCCCCAGCGTTGTCCAGCATGAATGACCTCACCACGACCCTGCGCCGAGCGATCGTGATCGCCAACGGGAGGCCCTCGGAGTTCCTGGTTTCCGGGGCGGGCCGGCCGCTCCTGTTTCTGGCGGAGCCGCCCCTCGACGAGGCCCTCGTGAGCGAGGTGGGTCGCGTGGCTCGCGTGTTCGCGCCGGTCGTTCCCGCCGAGTTCCTGAGGTCGATGCTTGGTCCGCTCGACGAGGGTGCGGCCCACCACTCGTGGCTCGACGGCGTGCTTGATGCGCTCGGATTCATCGAAGGGCCGGTGCTCGCCACGACACCCCTCCTTGCCGCCATTTCCACCTACGCCGCCGTGTCTCCCGGTCGCGTGGGCTCCGTCATCGCCATCGAACCCTGTTGCATCATTGACCTTGATTGGCTCGCCACTAGGCTTGGTCAGCACTGATCCGGTCATCCGCGGACGCCGCGGGAAGGACCAGCTCAGCACCCCATCGGCGACAACGGCCCATTTCGACCCACCAGTCCAGCTCGCTCCGCCTCCGTGGCGCGCCAATCCAGGTCACCAGCTTCGTCGGACGCGATCGGGAAATTGCCGCGGTCCGTGACGCACTGTCGGCCACGCGGTTGCTCACGCTCACAGGTGCGGGCGGCAGCGGGAAGACGCGCCTGGCACTCGAAGTCGTCGAACGAGAGACCGCTGCGACGGACATCGAGGGCACGTGGGTCGAACTCGCGCCGCTGTCGGATCCGGCACGCCTGGGCGACACGGTGCTCGCCGCGATGGGCGTTCGCGACGAATCCGATGCGCCGGCCGTCGATCGCATTAGCGCCGCAATCGGTGAGCGTCCCTACCTCCTAGTGCTCGACAACGCCGAACATCTGGTCGACGCGACCGCTGCGCTCGTGCATGGGCTGCTGCGCGCGCAGCCTCGCATGCGTGTTCTCGTCACGAGCCGGGCCCCGCTGGGCGTCACGGGAGAGACGGCGTGGCTCGTCCCCCCCATGTCCCTGGGCGCCGGCACCGATGCCGAAGAAAGCGAAGCCGTGCAGCTCTTTGTGCAGCGCGGGCGTGCCGTCGTTCCTGCGTTCCGCCTGACGACTACCAACCGTGACGCCGTGCGGCAAATCTGCGCTCGGCTCGATGGGCTTCCGCTCGCGCTGGAACTCGCCGCGGCCCGCCTCCGCGCGTTGTCGCCGATGCAGATCGCGAACCGGCTCGACGACCGCTTCCGGCTCCTGACGACGGGCAATCGCGCCGCGCTGCCCCGCCAGCAAACGTTGCGCGCCGCGATCGACTGGAGCTACGACCTGCTCGCCGTGCCCGAGCGGCGGCTCTTCCAGCGTCTCAGTGTGTTTCGCGGCAGCTTCACCCTCGAGGCCGCGGAGTCCGTCACCGCCGGGGGCGACGTGGCAGGCGACGATGTGCTCGACCTCCTCGCCGCATTGATCGATCAATCGCTGGTGGAGGTGGTGGAGACACCGCTCGGCACGCGCTACCGGTTGCTGGAGACGATGCGTGAGTACGGCGAGCAGTGCCTGACGACGGCGGGAGACGTCGCGCATCGGATGCACGCGCATGCCAGCTACTTCGTCGATCTGGTGCGCGAACTCGAACCGCGCCTGCGAACACCCGAGCGACCGGCGGCCATGGATAAGCTCGTCGCCGAGATCGAGAACCTGCGCCATGCGGTGCGGTGGACGCGCGAAGGCGACGTGCAGCTCCATCTGCGACTCGTCGGCCTGCTTTACTGGTTCTGGTTCGGCACGGGACTGTGGCCCGAGGCGACCGGATGGCTGCATGGTGCCCTTTCTCTTCCCGAGGCCGCTGGAGAGACGCGTGACCGTGCCGCGTTGCTGTTCTCCGCGGGGGCGATCGCCGCCTTGCAGGCGCGGGGTGAGGAGGCGCGGCGATTCCTCGAAGAAGCCGAGGTCATCGCCGAGCGCGAGGGCGACCGGCAGCTCCTGGCCAATGTGCGCAACTACCTGGGCATTGCGCTCAACCACGTTGGCGATCCCGGCGCCGAGGCGGTGATCCTCCGCGCCAGGCCCTGGCTGCGTGAGGCGAATGACCTGTATGGGCTGCGCCTCAACTTCCTGCTGCAGGGCCAGTCGCTGGCCTCGCGTGGCGAACTCTCCGAGGCCGTTCGCGTCACCGAAGAGGGCGTACGCGTAGCGCGCGTGTTCGGCCAGGCGCGCGAACTCGGCATCGCGTTGCAGCAGCTCGCCAACGTAGTTGCCGCCACCGGCGACTGGCCACGAGCCAGATCCCTGCTGCGCGAGGCGCTCGACGCCATGCGGCGCGACCCGATGCTGCTCTTCACCGCGCGCGCGATCGAGCTGCTGGCGGCCAGCGCCGCGCACGAAGGCGCGTGCGAGGACGCGGCACGCCTGTATGGAGCTGCCCGCGGAATCCGTGACGCGATCGGTGCGGAGATGTGGGGCATCGACCGACAGCAACACGAACCGATCGTCGCGCGCGTGCGCGAGGCACTCGGGAGCGCCGCCCACGATCGCATCTTCGGGATCGGCCGAACGCTGACGGCCGTCCAGGCGCACGACCTGTCCATGGAAGTGGGCGAGCGACTCGGCGGGCCCACGGAGCCCGAACCCACGCTGCAGACCGGAGAGTACCGCGCCAGCGTGGTGGAACGACCGCTGACACCGGTGCATGCCCTCGACGTGCGCGCGTTGGGCGCACTCGAGGTTCGAGTTGAGGGCGTACCGATGGCGCGGCGGGATTGGGCCTACTCAAAGGCGCGCGAACTCCTGGTGGCGTTGCTCGTCCGCCGCGACGGACTCAGCCGGGAGCAGGTGGGCGTGTGGCTCTGGCCCGATGCCTCGCCGACACAGCTACGCAACAACTTTCACGTCGCGCTGCACCACCTTCGCCGGAGCATCGGTCATCCCGAGTGGGTGCGATTCGACAGCGATCGGTATCGGCTCGACGTGCCTGGAACCGTCACGTTCGACGCGGCGACCTTCGAGCAGTCCGCCGAGGCCGCACTGCGCGATGCGCGCCGCGGGAAGGGCGACGTCGACGCGCTGCGGACCGTGGTCGAGCGGTACCACGGCGAGTTTCTCGAGGGTGAGAGCGTGGGCGACTGGCAGCTCGAGATTCGCGACCGCCTCTCGCGCCTCTTTGCCGATGCCGCAGAGCGCCTGGGCTCGGCGCTGCACGACGGCCAGCATCCCGCGGAGGCCATCGTCGTGCTCGAGAGGCTGGTGGCTCGCGAACCCCTGCGCGAGAGCGCGTGGCGCGCGCTGATGTCGGCCCGCACCACGCTCGGCGATTCTGCTGGAGCCATCGCCGACTATCGTCGGCTCGAGGCGACGCTCCGGCGCGAGGGCATGGGCGCTCCCTCACGCGAGACCGCCAACCTCGCGCAGCGCATCCGCGACGGTCGCCGCACGTGAACAGGTCGTGCGTGGTGCCGCGCGGGGCGGCCTCGGCCTCTAAGGGCGGTTCGCATATCCGGCGCCGGGCCGCTGGTTTCGACTCGCTGTCGGTCGCACCACGGAGCGGACCGGCCTCCTGCGTCTGACGCCCTTGCTGCGTCGCGACAACAGCCTCGCAGGGTGCGCCACCGAGCATGCACGGTGGCTGCTGCGGAAGTCGCGGCGCCGACCTAACTTCTTGTCGCCTTCCGCAAGGACCCGCGCATGGCCAGGCTGCCACGGATTGTCTCAGCCCTTCTCGCGCTGTCGCCGATGTTCGCCGCGCCCGATCCCGCGGCGGCGCAGGCCCCACGCCGTCCGAACATCGTGTTGATGTTCCCGGACAATCTTGGCTGGGGGGAGGTGGGGGCCTACGGCGGCGTACGCGGCGTGCCGACTCCAAATATCGACAGCATCGCCGCCCAGGGCATACGCCTCGACAACTTCAACGTCGAGTTCTCCTGCACGGTGTCGCGTGCCGCGTTGCTCACCGGCCGGTACGCCATCCGCTCGGCGGCGACGCAGCCCAGCGGCATCACGCAGTGGGAAGTCACGATCGCGGAGTTGCTCCAGTCCGCAGGCTACGCCACCGCCCTGTTCGGCAAATGGCATCTCGGTGGCACGAACTGGATTGAGGGGCGCACGCCCATCAACCAGGGCTTTGACGAGTGGTACGGCATCCCCAACACGAGCAACGAGGCGCAGACGACGACGCTGCCGGGCTACGATGCGTCGAAGGTCGAGGCGCCCTACATATGGGAGCAGAAGGCCGGCGGGCCGCCTACCAAGGCCAAGGTCTTCGATCTCGCGACACGCCGCACACTCGACCGCGAAGCCGCCATGAGGAGCATCGCCTTCATGGAGCGCAATGCGCGAGCGCAGAAGCCGTTCTTCCTGTTCTATCCACTCACGCAGGTGCACTTCCCCACGCTCCCGCATCCGGACTTTGCGGGGAAGACCGGCGCGGGCGACATCGGCGACGCCATGGCCGATGTCGACTACAACGTCGGACTCATCACGGCCGCCATCCGGCGTCTCGGGCTCGATGACGACACCATCGTGCTCTGGTGCACCGACAACGGCGCGGAAGGACGGCGCCCGTGGCGCGGCAGTTCCGGCCCATGGCGTGGCTTCTACAACACCGTGATGGAAGGCGGCATCCGCACGCCGTGCGTAGCGAAGTGGACGGGTCACTTTCCCCGCGGCCGCACCTCCAGCGAGATCGTCCACGAGATGGACCTGTTTCCCACGCTCGCCGCGGCCGCCGGCATCACGACCCTTCCCACCGACCGCGCCATCGACGGCATCAACATCCTTCCGTTCCTCGAGGGCAAGCGCTCCACCTCAGGTCGCGAGAGCGTGCTCTATTTCACCGGGACGCAGGTGCGCGCCGTCAAATGGAAGGACTGGAAGTTCCACTACGCGTTCATGCCGGAGCCTCGCGTGACGGAGCCTCCGCTCGTGCGGCTGTTCAACCTGCGTTCCGACCCGCGCGAGGAGACCGACATCAAGGACGCCAACCCGTGGGCGCCCGGCACCTTCGACCGGATCGTCGCCGAATACACCGCGAGTCTCGAGCGTTTCCCCAACGTGGCGCCCAACGCCCGTGACCCCTGGGTGCCCCCGCGACGTTAGGCGGGTGGCACGTTCTGGCGCATTCGCACGAGCGTGGTGCGGGTGACGGTGGCGGCGGCTCCGCTCGCAGCGTCACGCATCGTCTCCACCATCAACGTATCGGTCGCCGGCAGGCGCAGTGACTGCCGCACCTCCACGCGCGCATCGCGGCCCAGCGCCGGCGCCGGCCAGCTGGTCGTGATCACCAGCGCCCCGCCCTGCCACGAAGCGCGCGAACGGTGCATGACCTCGGCGTGGCCGATCATCAGGGTATTGGGCGACTCGGACCCGTCCAGCGCTACCGCCATACGCACCGGTGGCTGCAGGTCGTAGGTGGAGAACCAGGGGTACTCGAGCACCAGGGAATCGCCTCGCTGCCGGATTGTGAGCGGGGTGCCCCACCCGCTCCCCATGTCTCCCGTCCGGAAGGCCGCGTCACCCGTGGAGGCCACGGTGGGCCGGGGCGCCGCGGCAGTCGGCACGCTCCAGGTGCCGCTCAGGTCCGGTCGAGCCTGCGCTCGGGCGGTTCGGCTCGCGATCGACATGAGCGTCAGCATAACGAGGCGAAGCGCGTGTGCTCGCATGGTCGTCTCCGGTGACGTCTCCAGTCTATGGTTTGCTGCAAGATCGTCAAGCGGATACGGCGCAGGCGGCCACCGCTGGCAAGCGACGTGACCGAAGCCAAACTGCAAATCGCACCTCTGGGTCGTGGTCCGCCCGATTGCCCACTCAGGCCACTCCGGCGTTTACGACGTGCGCTTCACCTTGACTCCCATACCGTCTCACAGGAGGAGCCTCCGGGTCTCCCCGGTCGATCGAACGCATTTGGCATTCAGGTGCCACAGTCCACTCTAGTGCGTCACCTGGAATGGCTGCGAAACCGTCCTGTACCAAGGGAGGAGCGGCGGACTTCCCCCCGGGCGTGCCACGAACGCGCGAACCCTGTAGGTGCCGTCCACCGTCGCAGGCCCCCACCTGGTTGGATCTGGCGCGGTTGCGGTACTCGCAGTCACGACGAACTGGAGTTGGCGACCGGGCTCAACGCGAACATTGGTATCGGTCCCGAGCGAGCAGATCGGCGCCCAGACCTGCTCCCACCTCTCGCCGGTCTCGCGCTCGAGAACGATGGCGCAGTAGGAGAAGGAGATCGGTTCCTCGAGGGAGTTTGCCAGGACCGCAGGTACGACCAGCACCGTATGCCCAGCCGACGAGGAGATTGTGACCTGCTCGCCAACCACGGAAAGCAGAGACTCACGCGTCGGTGAAATGAATGAGTTGCAGGCCGCTGGCAGGAGGAACACAAGGGTGAGCAGGGTCGATCGCATGGACGCCTCCTCTCAGGGAATCGGGTTGACTCCAGCCCCGAACAGATGGGACCAGATCCCGGAGAAGTTCGAGTAGCAGCACGGGCACGGGGAAGGTGCAGCGCGCTCGGCGTGGCGGCCTCAGCGTTCGCGCCTAACGAGCCCACGGAACCTGCGGCGACCGGTAGAAGTTCACGCCGAGCGCCTGCAGCCGTGGGCCGTGGGCCGCGAGCCGCCATCGGAACTGCTCCCAGCCACGCACCGCCGGCGATGACCACCCAAGTTCGGCCACGGCCGCCAGCCGCGGAAACGCCATCAGTTCGAAGTCGGCCAGCGTCTCCAGTGTCTCGGACCAGAGCGGCGCCTCGACGCCAAGGATCGCCGTCTCGTTCACGCCGGGCCGGAACGTCGCTGGCTCCCAGTCGTAGGCCTGGCGGACGTCGATCAGCCCGGCCCAGCGCAGCCCGAGCACCGTCGCGCTGTCGTACTTCATGTCGAGATACATCCGCGGGCCGGGCGACAGGATGACCTTGCCACCGCGCGCCGCGTGGACGTGCGCCGAGTCCGCTCGCCAGTGCTGCACCACGGTGGAGGGAGCAAGGTTCGCCGTCGCGATCTCGCCCCAACCGATCATCTGCTTGCCGTGCGCCTGCACGATCCCCTGCGCGCGCTCGACGAATCGCACGTACTGCTCGTGTGTGAGCTTCTCCACCTCGTCGCCGCCGATGTGGAACCACGGGGACGGCACGAGGGCCGCGATCTCGCGCACCACGTCATCCACGAAACGCCACGTGGCCGCGCCGTCGCTGCACAGTGCGCTGAACCCCACGCGTATCCCCGTGTAGGGCGGCGGCGCGACCCCATCGCAGCTGAGCTCCGGATACGCCGACAGCGCTGCATTCACGTGCGCCGGCATGTCGATCTCCGGAATGACCTCGATGAAACGCGAACGCGCGTAGGCCACGATGTCGGCGAACTGCTCCTGCGTGTAGAACCCTCCAACGCCGCCGCCCACCTCCATGCGCCCACCCATCTGCGCGAGGTTTGGCCACGACCTGATCTCGATGCGCCATCCCTGGTCGTCGGAGAGATGCAGGTGCAGGCGATTGAGCTTGTAGAGCGCCATCAGGTCGACGTGCCGCTTGACGTCGTCGGGCCCGAGAAAGTGGCGGGACACGTCGAGCATCGATCCCCGCCATGAGAACCGCGGCGCGTCGACGATGCGAACCGGCGGCATCCACAATCGCCGCCCGATGGCGTCGCGATGCTCGACCGCCGGAGGCAGCAACTGACGGATCGTCTGCACACCATGGAACAGACCGCGTACATCGACGGCCACCAACGTCACGTGGTCGGGACCGACGTCGAGCTCGTAGCCTTCCGCGGGCATCGACGACCGATCGGCCACCAACTTCAGCGCCACCGTGTTCGC encodes the following:
- a CDS encoding sulfatase-like hydrolase/transferase; this encodes MARLPRIVSALLALSPMFAAPDPAAAQAPRRPNIVLMFPDNLGWGEVGAYGGVRGVPTPNIDSIAAQGIRLDNFNVEFSCTVSRAALLTGRYAIRSAATQPSGITQWEVTIAELLQSAGYATALFGKWHLGGTNWIEGRTPINQGFDEWYGIPNTSNEAQTTTLPGYDASKVEAPYIWEQKAGGPPTKAKVFDLATRRTLDREAAMRSIAFMERNARAQKPFFLFYPLTQVHFPTLPHPDFAGKTGAGDIGDAMADVDYNVGLITAAIRRLGLDDDTIVLWCTDNGAEGRRPWRGSSGPWRGFYNTVMEGGIRTPCVAKWTGHFPRGRTSSEIVHEMDLFPTLAAAAGITTLPTDRAIDGINILPFLEGKRSTSGRESVLYFTGTQVRAVKWKDWKFHYAFMPEPRVTEPPLVRLFNLRSDPREETDIKDANPWAPGTFDRIVAEYTASLERFPNVAPNARDPWVPPRR
- a CDS encoding beta-N-acetylhexosaminidase; translation: MRSFDLSRAARLSAAVFLVGCASGRANVATRDVPPRLVHAVIPAPLNTEPRGGEPFVVDSMTRVVIETDASEEVARVADMLAGMLYLHPAAATPGSARVVGPRRPEVTRSIAGAPQAANTVALKLVADRSSMPAEGYELDVGPDHVTLVAVDVRGLFHGVQTIRQLLPPAVEHRDAIGRRLWMPPVRIVDAPRFSWRGSMLDVSRHFLGPDDVKRHVDLMALYKLNRLHLHLSDDQGWRIEIRSWPNLAQMGGRMEVGGGVGGFYTQEQFADIVAYARSRFIEVIPEIDMPAHVNAALSAYPELSCDGVAPPPYTGIRVGFSALCSDGAATWRFVDDVVREIAALVPSPWFHIGGDEVEKLTHEQYVRFVERAQGIVQAHGKQMIGWGEIATANLAPSTVVQHWRADSAHVHAARGGKVILSPGPRMYLDMKYDSATVLGLRWAGLIDVRQAYDWEPATFRPGVNETAILGVEAPLWSETLETLADFELMAFPRLAAVAELGWSSPAVRGWEQFRWRLAAHGPRLQALGVNFYRSPQVPWAR